Proteins found in one Lysinibacillus sp. FSL W8-0992 genomic segment:
- a CDS encoding DNA-binding protein, producing MKYEFSTTEELLEFLNTELLSAAEAAEVLEISKVRLGQLVKDGKLIAAKEQPKMFLKSVLLEKKDELESLRKKYRPYDE from the coding sequence ATGAAATATGAATTTTCAACAACTGAAGAACTTCTAGAATTTTTAAATACCGAATTACTTTCTGCAGCTGAAGCAGCAGAGGTTTTGGAAATATCGAAAGTTAGACTCGGGCAATTAGTAAAAGACGGAAAGTTAATAGCAGCTAAAGAACAGCCTAAAATGTTTTTGAAAAGTGTACTGCTTGAGAAAAAAGATGAACTTGAATCTCTCCGTAAAAAATATAGACCT